Proteins encoded in a region of the Pseudomonas sp. PDNC002 genome:
- a CDS encoding LysR family transcriptional regulator, translating into MRNLPPLNMLRVFEEVARHRSFNRAADALNVTQGAVSRQIKQLEEYLGISLFLRTPRGLTLTEAGSALAPHLGDAFDQMERALQAVRVPNLRQRLRILAPPTWGTRWLSPRLRGFLQRYPDLSLSVTNNLEGDSAGELDCRVRFGLQQAANCHSELLVMERHIAVASPELFDGEQAPDLSSYPLLHILHEGKRLKVWENWLEAMGRTDVDAGSGIEFSTLDQVIHTALAGGGLAVIDRQMIERELAAGSLLPITPVEVIGPYGYWLDIATDKCGLSKVQRFQDWLNLVSNP; encoded by the coding sequence ATGCGTAACCTGCCGCCCCTGAACATGCTCCGCGTCTTCGAAGAAGTGGCCCGCCATCGCAGTTTCAATCGCGCGGCCGATGCACTGAACGTCACCCAGGGAGCCGTCAGCCGGCAGATAAAACAGCTGGAGGAATACCTCGGAATCAGCCTTTTCCTACGGACACCTCGTGGTCTCACCCTGACCGAAGCCGGCAGCGCCCTCGCCCCGCACCTGGGCGATGCCTTCGACCAGATGGAGCGCGCGCTGCAAGCCGTTCGCGTGCCGAACCTGCGCCAGCGCCTGCGTATCCTCGCACCGCCCACCTGGGGCACACGCTGGCTTTCACCGCGTCTGCGCGGATTCCTGCAGCGCTACCCGGACCTCAGCCTGAGCGTCACCAATAACCTCGAAGGCGATAGCGCCGGCGAGCTGGATTGCCGCGTCCGCTTCGGCCTCCAGCAGGCCGCGAACTGCCACAGCGAACTACTGGTGATGGAACGGCACATCGCCGTGGCCAGCCCGGAGCTGTTCGACGGCGAGCAGGCGCCGGACCTGAGTTCCTATCCGCTGCTGCACATCCTGCACGAGGGCAAGCGCCTGAAGGTCTGGGAAAACTGGTTGGAAGCGATGGGCCGGACGGATGTCGACGCCGGCAGCGGTATCGAGTTCAGCACACTGGACCAGGTGATCCACACCGCGCTGGCGGGTGGCGGATTGGCAGTGATCGACCGGCAGATGATCGAACGCGAACTGGCCGCCGGCAGCCTGCTGCCGATCACTCCCGTGGAGGTAATCGGTCCCTACGGCTACTGGCTGGATATCGCCACTGACAAGTGTGGGCTGTCGAAGGTGCAACGCTTTCAGGACTGGCTGAACCTGGTCAGCAATCCCTGA
- a CDS encoding glycine zipper 2TM domain-containing protein yields the protein MKSATSWIAALFVAFSLSACATVDAGNGGPGEMEIRSGRIEQITLTQMQTNHDSGVGAVLGGVGGAVLGSLVGHGTGRDVAMVAGALGGALGGNYAEKKNYDQPKEAQQIIVRMRSGVLVSVTQPINPSLAMGMPVFIEGSGNEARVVPQN from the coding sequence ATGAAATCAGCAACATCCTGGATTGCCGCCCTCTTCGTCGCTTTTTCGCTCAGCGCCTGTGCGACGGTCGATGCAGGAAACGGCGGCCCCGGCGAAATGGAAATCCGCAGCGGCCGCATCGAGCAGATCACCCTGACACAGATGCAGACCAACCATGACAGCGGCGTAGGTGCGGTGCTGGGTGGCGTGGGCGGAGCGGTCCTGGGCAGCCTGGTGGGACATGGGACCGGGCGCGACGTCGCGATGGTCGCGGGCGCTCTGGGTGGCGCACTGGGCGGCAACTACGCCGAGAAGAAGAACTACGACCAACCCAAGGAAGCGCAGCAGATCATCGTCCGGATGAGGAGCGGCGTCCTGGTATCGGTTACCCAACCGATCAACCCCAGCCTGGCAATGGGCATGCCGGTGTTCATCGAAGGCAGCGGCAACGAAGCGCGGGTCGTTCCGCAGAACTGA
- a CDS encoding efflux transporter outer membrane subunit: MNATKLLLVVAIASVSGCMIGPDYQRPDVTLPASFRAHLPDTASGVAGPWWGQFGSSTLTSLVNEGLKNNLDLQRAAERVEQFRGQLQTVRAGLFPQLGLGLGAQRARSDQFIGTPLAGFDGVANQYQAGLNASWEIDLWGRLRRQSEAASAQMLGAQYAQRGVALSLASSISEGYLNLLALDEQLSIAQQTAQARKEALDILQKRYDRGVIRQIELSQAQNDYWATQATIPPLRAKIAAAENSLSVLLGRVPGPIERHERLASLRLPAVPEVLPASLLSRRPDLLQAEQAVVASNALVGAAEALYLPALNLSGMIGFSRGESSQLFESASKVWNLALGLNQTLFDGGAISGQVLQAQSQYRQSVLAYQGAVKSALADVNDALVGTRESAAQLAAVQQQITALRTYSVQAQRLYEGGYSTYLEVTTSEEKLFEGQLQEVNSRLASLNAFNSLYLAVGGELATADTLAASTAQP; encoded by the coding sequence ATGAACGCGACAAAACTGCTGTTGGTGGTCGCCATCGCAAGTGTCTCCGGTTGCATGATCGGGCCGGACTATCAACGTCCGGACGTCACCCTGCCGGCATCCTTCCGGGCTCATCTGCCTGACACCGCATCCGGTGTGGCGGGGCCCTGGTGGGGGCAATTCGGTTCATCGACGCTGACGTCCCTGGTGAACGAAGGCCTGAAGAACAACCTCGACCTGCAGCGGGCCGCCGAGCGCGTCGAGCAATTCCGCGGGCAGCTGCAGACCGTTCGCGCCGGCCTGTTCCCGCAATTGGGCCTGGGCCTGGGCGCCCAACGTGCGCGCAGCGACCAGTTCATCGGCACGCCGCTGGCCGGCTTCGATGGCGTCGCCAACCAGTACCAGGCCGGGTTGAACGCAAGCTGGGAAATAGATTTGTGGGGACGCCTGCGCCGGCAGAGCGAGGCGGCGAGCGCACAGATGCTGGGCGCGCAGTACGCTCAGCGAGGCGTAGCGCTCAGCCTGGCCAGCTCGATCAGCGAGGGCTACCTGAACCTGCTGGCCCTGGATGAGCAACTGAGCATCGCGCAGCAGACGGCGCAGGCGCGCAAGGAGGCGTTGGACATCCTCCAGAAGCGCTATGACCGGGGTGTGATCCGGCAGATCGAGCTCAGCCAGGCACAGAACGACTATTGGGCCACACAGGCGACGATCCCACCGTTACGGGCGAAGATCGCCGCCGCGGAGAACTCCCTGTCGGTGCTGCTCGGACGGGTGCCAGGGCCGATCGAGCGCCACGAGCGCCTGGCTTCCTTGCGCTTGCCGGCCGTGCCTGAGGTCCTGCCGGCCAGCCTGCTGTCGCGGCGTCCGGACCTGTTGCAGGCGGAGCAGGCGGTAGTGGCCAGCAATGCGCTGGTCGGCGCGGCCGAGGCGCTTTATCTGCCGGCGCTGAATCTGTCCGGCATGATTGGATTCAGCCGGGGAGAAAGCAGCCAGCTATTCGAGAGTGCCTCCAAGGTATGGAATCTTGCACTTGGCCTGAACCAGACCCTGTTCGATGGAGGCGCCATTTCCGGGCAGGTGCTGCAGGCGCAGTCCCAGTACCGCCAGTCGGTGCTCGCCTACCAGGGGGCGGTGAAATCGGCGCTGGCGGACGTGAACGATGCGCTGGTCGGCACGCGGGAATCGGCCGCGCAGCTCGCCGCGGTGCAGCAGCAGATCACGGCCTTGCGCACCTATTCCGTTCAGGCACAGCGATTGTACGAGGGCGGGTACTCGACCTATCTGGAGGTCACCACCTCGGAAGAGAAACTCTTCGAAGGGCAGTTGCAGGAAGTGAACAGCAGACTGGCGTCGCTGAATGCCTTCAACAGCCTGTATCTGGCTGTCGGTGGGGAGCTGGCAACGGCGGACACACTCGCCGCCTCGACAGCGCAACCATGA
- a CDS encoding multidrug efflux RND transporter permease subunit, which yields MLSRFCIERPIFAMVLSLIIIIAGGVSIFALPVAQYPDITPIQITVTATYPGADSQTIASTVAAPIETQVNGVDNMLYMQSVSSPTGQMTLNVYFDIGTDPDIAQVQVQNRVSQALAQLPQSVQQNGVNVQKRSSSFLMLLAIYSPDNSFDQQYVGNYANLYVLDAIKRIQGANQAQIMGDADLALRIWLKPDRMAELGITAADVQNAVSKQNQQFGAGNIGQAPSQGRMELTYPLVTPGRMKTAKEFESIILRVDSTGTAIVRLGDVASAEIGLNQYTMRSALNGKTATMIAVYQQAGSNALEVSTNVRAAMAEMSSTFPKGIGYAISLDTTEFVRSSIHEVEQTLFIAIVLVVLVVFIFLQSVRSTLIPVAAVVVAVTGTFGALLALGFSINLLTLFALVLAIGIVVDDAIVVVENVERNMESFKLSPRDATIRAMEEVTGPVVAIVLVLCAVFIPVAFVSGTTGLLYRQFALTIACSVTISGFVALSLSPALASLILKPGKHAPWKGFQWFNQAFDKLTHGYVSLVSVIVRRVAVALLLFVAMLGCIWTLFSHIPTSFVPEEDQGYLLVAVMMPDSSSLDRTQATTEQVAALFREHPAVQDASAISGYSFIDGQNQTNMGTVFVNLKPSEQRKGFALSADGVVRALYPRLAGIPQARVIPINPPSIPGLGTQGGFEFWVESRGDGDPMQLQAATWKLIGAAAKRPELSGLISTFQASTRQMRIAVNNAKAETLGVPMADVYGALQTQFGSAYVSQYVLGSRVWQVILQGAPQYRSSPTDLSYLYVKQKDNKMIPLSALVTTEFTSGPSLVTRFNNFPAAKITGNASPGYSSGDAIKAMQELAMQELPAGYSYAWSGEAYEETKSGNTTVLVFIFGIVMVFLILAAQYESWSLPLTVLSAVPFGIFGALVAIWARGIPNDVYFQIGLVTLVGLAAKNAILIVEFVILQRKAGLAPLDAVLKAAELRLRPIIMTSLAFIFGAVPLAIASGAGANSRHSIGTGIIGGMVAATSLALLFVPLFSYLVERFGERSEKRKASASDAAPEAN from the coding sequence ATGCTTTCCCGCTTTTGCATCGAGCGCCCGATCTTCGCCATGGTGCTGTCGCTGATCATCATCATCGCCGGCGGCGTTTCCATCTTCGCGTTGCCGGTGGCGCAGTATCCGGACATCACCCCGATCCAGATCACCGTGACGGCAACCTACCCCGGCGCCGACTCGCAGACCATCGCGTCCACCGTGGCGGCGCCCATCGAGACGCAGGTCAATGGCGTCGACAACATGCTGTACATGCAGTCGGTCAGTTCGCCGACCGGGCAGATGACACTGAACGTCTACTTCGACATCGGCACTGACCCGGACATCGCCCAGGTGCAGGTGCAGAACCGTGTCAGCCAGGCGCTGGCGCAACTGCCCCAGTCGGTGCAGCAGAACGGGGTGAACGTGCAGAAGCGCTCCTCCAGTTTCCTCATGCTGCTGGCGATCTATTCGCCGGACAATAGCTTCGACCAGCAGTACGTCGGCAACTACGCGAACCTTTATGTGCTGGATGCGATCAAGCGTATCCAGGGGGCAAACCAGGCGCAGATCATGGGCGATGCCGACCTTGCCCTGCGCATCTGGCTCAAGCCCGACAGGATGGCGGAGCTGGGCATCACCGCCGCCGACGTACAGAACGCGGTCAGCAAGCAGAACCAGCAGTTTGGTGCCGGCAACATCGGGCAGGCACCGTCCCAGGGCCGGATGGAGCTGACCTATCCGCTGGTGACGCCCGGCCGCATGAAGACGGCCAAGGAGTTCGAGTCGATCATTCTGCGCGTCGACTCCACGGGCACCGCCATCGTTCGCCTGGGTGACGTGGCCAGCGCCGAGATCGGCCTCAACCAGTACACCATGCGCTCCGCGCTCAACGGCAAGACGGCGACCATGATCGCGGTCTACCAGCAGGCAGGTTCCAACGCCCTGGAGGTCTCGACGAATGTGCGTGCCGCCATGGCGGAGATGTCCAGCACCTTCCCCAAGGGCATCGGTTACGCGATCTCCCTGGACACCACCGAGTTCGTTCGCTCGTCCATCCACGAAGTGGAGCAAACGCTGTTCATCGCCATCGTCCTGGTGGTGCTGGTGGTGTTCATCTTCCTGCAGAGCGTGCGCAGTACCCTGATTCCGGTTGCCGCCGTGGTGGTGGCCGTCACCGGCACCTTCGGCGCGCTGCTGGCGCTGGGGTTCTCCATCAACCTGCTGACGCTGTTCGCCCTGGTGCTGGCCATCGGCATCGTGGTGGATGACGCCATCGTGGTGGTGGAAAACGTCGAGCGCAACATGGAGTCGTTCAAGCTCAGCCCCCGCGATGCAACCATCCGCGCCATGGAGGAGGTGACCGGCCCGGTCGTCGCCATCGTGCTGGTGCTGTGTGCGGTGTTCATACCCGTCGCGTTCGTCAGCGGTACCACCGGCCTGCTGTACCGTCAGTTCGCGCTGACCATCGCCTGCTCCGTGACCATCTCCGGCTTCGTCGCGCTGTCCCTGTCGCCGGCGCTGGCTTCGTTGATCCTCAAGCCTGGCAAGCATGCTCCGTGGAAAGGCTTCCAGTGGTTCAACCAGGCTTTCGACAAGCTGACCCACGGCTATGTCAGCCTGGTATCGGTGATCGTGCGGCGCGTGGCGGTGGCATTGCTGCTGTTCGTCGCGATGCTGGGCTGCATCTGGACGCTGTTCTCGCACATCCCTACCAGCTTCGTTCCCGAGGAGGACCAGGGCTACCTGCTGGTCGCGGTGATGATGCCGGACTCCTCCAGTCTCGATCGTACCCAGGCCACCACCGAGCAAGTGGCCGCGCTGTTCCGGGAACACCCCGCCGTGCAGGACGCCTCGGCGATCTCCGGCTACAGCTTCATCGACGGCCAGAACCAGACCAACATGGGCACCGTGTTCGTCAACCTGAAGCCCTCCGAACAGCGCAAGGGCTTCGCCCTTTCCGCCGACGGCGTGGTCCGTGCGTTGTACCCCAGGTTGGCGGGCATTCCTCAGGCGCGGGTCATTCCCATCAATCCACCGTCCATTCCCGGCCTGGGCACCCAGGGCGGTTTCGAATTCTGGGTCGAAAGCCGTGGCGATGGTGATCCGATGCAGTTGCAGGCAGCCACCTGGAAGCTGATCGGTGCGGCGGCCAAGCGACCGGAGCTTTCCGGGCTGATCAGCACCTTCCAGGCCTCCACCCGGCAGATGCGCATTGCCGTGAACAACGCCAAGGCGGAGACGCTGGGCGTGCCCATGGCCGATGTCTATGGCGCGTTGCAGACTCAGTTCGGCTCCGCCTATGTCAGTCAGTATGTGCTGGGCAGCCGTGTCTGGCAGGTGATCCTGCAGGGCGCGCCGCAATATCGCAGCTCGCCGACCGACCTGAGCTACCTGTACGTGAAGCAGAAGGACAACAAGATGATCCCCCTGTCCGCGCTGGTGACCACCGAATTCACCTCCGGGCCGAGCCTGGTCACGCGCTTCAACAACTTCCCCGCCGCCAAGATCACCGGCAATGCGAGCCCTGGCTACAGCTCGGGTGATGCGATCAAGGCGATGCAGGAGCTGGCCATGCAGGAGCTGCCTGCCGGCTATAGCTATGCGTGGAGCGGCGAGGCCTACGAGGAAACCAAGTCTGGCAATACCACGGTGCTGGTATTCATCTTCGGCATCGTCATGGTGTTCCTGATCCTGGCGGCGCAGTACGAGTCCTGGTCACTGCCGCTGACGGTACTGAGCGCGGTGCCATTCGGCATCTTCGGTGCCCTGGTGGCGATCTGGGCGCGGGGCATTCCGAACGACGTCTACTTCCAGATCGGCCTGGTCACCCTGGTCGGCCTCGCGGCGAAGAACGCGATCCTGATCGTCGAGTTCGTCATCCTCCAGCGCAAGGCCGGCCTGGCCCCGCTGGACGCGGTGCTCAAGGCCGCCGAACTGCGCTTGCGTCCGATCATCATGACGTCCCTGGCGTTCATCTTCGGTGCGGTTCCGTTGGCCATTGCCAGCGGGGCGGGGGCCAACTCCCGTCACTCCATCGGTACGGGGATCATCGGTGGCATGGTGGCCGCCACCAGCCTGGCGCTTCTGTTCGTGCCGCTGTTCTCCTATCTGGTCGAGCGGTTCGGCGAGCGATCCGAAAAGCGCAAGGCTTCCGCCAGCGACGCTGCTCCGGAGGCGAACTGA
- a CDS encoding efflux RND transporter periplasmic adaptor subunit: protein MRLNDLGCRCAALLAIACVTACGPQAKTPAAMPVGVTTVTTKPASLPASLTFVGQTQSPQGVDIRARVNGFLIKRNYTEGSVVKTGQLLFEIDHAPFLAELASAKAEYAAQKARYDRAKANLDRVLPLAAEKALSPKDRDDAIGSAKAAEASMEAAQAQVKTQELNLSYTYIRSPVDGISDYAQVNDGTYVNASNSLLTTVSTLDPMRVVLSVSEEQFLAIRSLRESGRLSMPADGRLQAELLMADGSSYPQSGVVTFTSTSFNQQTGTFMVRADFANPKGDLHPGQFVRITLQGASYTNAIQVPQRAVMHGPKGDFVYVVGADGKAEARPVQMAEPAGEFWRVEDGLKGGEQVVVDGAGKLMPGAPVKVTATAAVGSFDAPSAAPAPKSE, encoded by the coding sequence ATGCGCTTGAATGATCTCGGCTGCCGCTGCGCAGCATTACTGGCCATCGCCTGTGTGACGGCGTGTGGTCCGCAGGCGAAGACTCCTGCGGCCATGCCGGTAGGCGTCACGACGGTGACCACGAAGCCCGCCAGCCTTCCCGCCAGCCTCACCTTCGTGGGGCAGACGCAAAGCCCCCAGGGTGTGGACATTCGAGCGCGAGTGAACGGCTTCCTGATCAAGCGCAACTACACCGAAGGCTCGGTGGTAAAGACCGGCCAGTTGCTGTTCGAGATCGACCATGCGCCTTTCCTGGCCGAGCTGGCATCCGCCAAGGCCGAATACGCCGCACAGAAGGCGCGCTATGACCGTGCCAAGGCAAACCTCGATCGCGTGCTGCCGCTGGCCGCCGAAAAGGCGTTGAGCCCGAAGGATCGTGACGATGCCATTGGCAGCGCCAAGGCCGCGGAGGCTTCCATGGAAGCTGCGCAGGCCCAGGTGAAGACCCAGGAGCTGAATCTCTCCTACACCTACATCCGTTCGCCGGTGGATGGCATCAGTGACTATGCACAGGTGAATGACGGTACCTACGTCAATGCCAGCAACAGCCTGCTGACGACGGTATCGACACTCGATCCGATGCGCGTGGTGCTGAGCGTCAGCGAGGAACAGTTCCTGGCCATACGCAGCCTGCGCGAAAGCGGCCGACTGAGCATGCCGGCCGATGGACGACTGCAGGCCGAGCTGCTGATGGCGGACGGTTCCAGCTATCCCCAGAGCGGCGTGGTGACCTTCACCTCGACCTCCTTCAACCAGCAGACCGGAACCTTCATGGTTCGCGCCGATTTCGCCAACCCCAAGGGCGATCTGCATCCGGGGCAGTTCGTACGCATCACCCTCCAGGGCGCGAGTTACACCAACGCGATCCAGGTACCGCAGCGCGCGGTCATGCATGGCCCAAAGGGCGACTTCGTGTATGTCGTTGGCGCCGATGGCAAGGCGGAGGCGCGGCCGGTGCAGATGGCCGAACCTGCCGGTGAGTTCTGGCGCGTAGAGGACGGGCTCAAGGGAGGAGAGCAGGTGGTCGTCGACGGTGCCGGCAAGCTGATGCCGGGTGCGCCGGTGAAAGTCACCGCAACGGCCGCGGTGGGCAGTTTCGACGCGCCGTCCGCAGCCCCTGCGCCGAAGTCAGAGTAA
- a CDS encoding transcriptional regulator: protein MSLRPTVAAIALGCLPLFVDADEENQQTRSEMEQHQEEIRNELADVEYNRRRVVARNIQLAPAEEEPFWAIYNSYRDEAGKVDTDALALNLDFLQSLKSGSVSEDQARELQMRVFQLEDRREALKQTYVERIAKEVSPVRALRFLQIEAQLDAIALLQTTRSLPLAE, encoded by the coding sequence ATGTCCCTACGTCCCACGGTCGCCGCTATTGCCTTGGGTTGTCTGCCGCTGTTCGTCGATGCCGATGAAGAGAACCAGCAGACCCGTTCTGAAATGGAACAGCACCAGGAGGAAATCCGAAACGAACTGGCGGACGTCGAATACAACCGCCGCCGCGTGGTGGCGCGCAACATCCAACTCGCGCCCGCCGAAGAAGAGCCGTTCTGGGCCATCTACAACAGCTACCGCGATGAGGCGGGGAAGGTCGATACCGACGCCCTCGCGCTGAACCTGGATTTCCTGCAGAGCCTGAAGAGCGGCTCGGTCAGCGAAGACCAGGCGCGGGAGCTGCAAATGCGGGTCTTCCAGCTGGAAGATCGCCGCGAAGCGCTCAAGCAAACCTACGTCGAGCGTATCGCCAAGGAAGTCTCGCCGGTACGCGCGCTGCGCTTCCTGCAGATCGAGGCCCAACTGGACGCCATCGCCCTCCTGCAGACCACGCGCTCCTTGCCCCTCGCTGAATAA
- a CDS encoding MFS transporter — MSGQTVKIDDLPIGRFHIKIAGLTFGAHFTDGYILGLIGIAFTLINPQMQLTPFWQGLIGSSALLGLFMGSLFFGWISDHLGRQKIFLISFVLITIASVMQFYVESALQLFLCRVLIGIGLGGDFSVGHAMLAEFSPRKHRGVLLGSFSVIWTFGYVAATFVGTAMLPLGDDAWRWMLASSAIPAAMILIARIGTPESPRWLVYKGRVEEARAIVRKHLGANVEIDEEVINRKHSGYKALFSREYRKRTAFNCLFFICIVMPYFAIYTFLPSILQKMGLAEGFGTEMMLNALLVVGALLGIWCTVKFSRRGFLINSFLILAASLFVLVLLPGSMAWLMVACFGLFTLVLSAVSNLVGVYPAESFPTEVRAGGIGLATAASRLGSALSTFLLPVSVAGIGLNPTMAILAGILLLGAIVSIAWAPETKYLTLTDCGRGEAKPGSIAEPMKATGLA, encoded by the coding sequence ATGTCGGGTCAAACAGTCAAAATCGATGACCTGCCCATCGGCAGGTTCCACATCAAGATCGCCGGCCTCACCTTCGGCGCCCACTTCACCGACGGCTACATCCTCGGCCTCATCGGTATCGCCTTTACCCTGATCAATCCACAGATGCAGCTGACGCCATTCTGGCAAGGCCTGATCGGCAGCTCGGCGCTGCTCGGCCTGTTCATGGGCAGCCTGTTCTTCGGCTGGATTTCCGACCACCTGGGCCGGCAGAAGATCTTCCTCATCAGCTTCGTGCTGATCACCATCGCCTCGGTGATGCAGTTCTACGTCGAATCCGCGCTGCAGCTGTTCCTCTGCCGGGTGCTGATCGGCATCGGCCTGGGCGGCGACTTCAGCGTCGGCCACGCGATGCTCGCCGAGTTCTCCCCGCGCAAACACCGTGGCGTGCTGCTGGGCTCGTTCAGCGTGATCTGGACCTTCGGCTACGTCGCCGCCACCTTTGTCGGCACCGCCATGCTGCCCCTGGGCGACGACGCCTGGCGCTGGATGCTGGCGTCCTCGGCGATCCCCGCCGCGATGATCCTGATCGCCCGCATCGGCACGCCGGAGTCGCCGCGCTGGCTGGTCTACAAGGGCCGCGTCGAAGAGGCTCGTGCCATCGTCCGTAAGCACCTGGGTGCGAACGTGGAGATCGACGAGGAAGTCATCAATCGCAAGCACAGTGGCTACAAGGCGCTGTTCAGCCGCGAGTACCGCAAGCGCACGGCGTTCAACTGCCTGTTCTTCATCTGCATCGTGATGCCGTACTTCGCCATCTACACCTTCCTGCCGTCGATCCTGCAGAAGATGGGGCTGGCCGAGGGCTTCGGCACCGAGATGATGCTCAATGCCCTGTTGGTGGTAGGCGCGTTGCTGGGCATCTGGTGCACCGTGAAATTCAGCCGCCGTGGCTTCCTGATCAACTCCTTCCTGATCCTCGCCGCTTCGCTGTTCGTGCTGGTGCTGTTGCCCGGCAGCATGGCCTGGCTGATGGTGGCGTGCTTCGGGCTGTTCACCCTGGTGCTGTCGGCGGTGAGCAACCTGGTGGGCGTCTACCCGGCGGAGAGTTTCCCCACCGAGGTGCGCGCCGGTGGTATCGGCCTGGCCACTGCGGCGAGCCGGCTGGGCTCGGCGCTGAGTACCTTCCTGCTGCCGGTCAGCGTGGCAGGTATCGGCCTCAATCCGACCATGGCGATCCTCGCCGGCATCCTGTTGCTGGGCGCGATCGTCTCCATCGCCTGGGCGCCGGAAACCAAATACCTGACCCTGACCGATTGTGGACGTGGGGAGGCGAAGCCGGGAAGCATCGCTGAACCGATGAAGGCGACCGGGTTGGCCTGA
- a CDS encoding NAD-dependent succinate-semialdehyde dehydrogenase has translation MSALLKTGHYIDGKWVTGGATYPVRNPATGALIVDVARGGAEETNAAIAAAERALPAWRALTAKERSGRIRRWGELMLQRQDDLARLLSTEQGKPLAEAKGEVAYAASFLEWFAEEAKRVYGDVIPSHKGDARIVVIKQAIGVVAAITPWNFPLAMVTRKVGPALAAGCTMILKPSEETPLSAFALAVLAEEAGIPAGVFNIVSGDAPAIGGAIQASGAVRKLSFTGSTRTGKLLMRQAAETLKKVSLELGGNAPFIVFDDADIDAAVRGAMASKFRNTGQTCVCVNRFYIQERVYEAFVSRLTKAVSAMRVGDALEGDTEQGPLINEAALAKVEQHVGDALEKGARLLCGGRRHALGGTFYEPTVLAEANPQMLIASEETFGPVAACFRFRDESEVLSLANDTPYGLSAYFYSRDIGRVWRMAEGLEAGMVGINEGIISTEVAPFGGIKESGLGREGSKYGIEDYVEIKYLLMGGLSA, from the coding sequence ATGAGCGCGCTGCTGAAAACCGGCCACTACATCGACGGCAAATGGGTGACGGGTGGCGCAACCTACCCGGTGCGCAACCCGGCCACCGGCGCGCTGATCGTCGACGTAGCCCGTGGCGGCGCCGAGGAAACCAATGCGGCCATCGCTGCCGCCGAACGCGCGTTGCCGGCGTGGCGCGCACTGACCGCCAAGGAACGCAGTGGGCGCATCCGCCGCTGGGGTGAGCTGATGCTTCAGCGCCAGGACGACCTGGCGCGCCTGCTCAGCACCGAACAGGGCAAGCCGCTGGCCGAGGCAAAGGGAGAAGTCGCCTACGCGGCGAGCTTCCTCGAGTGGTTCGCCGAGGAAGCCAAGCGCGTCTACGGCGACGTGATTCCCTCGCACAAGGGCGATGCACGCATCGTCGTGATCAAGCAGGCCATCGGTGTGGTCGCGGCGATCACGCCGTGGAACTTCCCGCTGGCGATGGTTACCCGCAAGGTCGGCCCTGCGCTGGCCGCCGGCTGCACCATGATCCTCAAGCCGTCGGAAGAAACGCCGCTTTCCGCCTTCGCCCTTGCGGTGCTGGCGGAAGAGGCGGGCATTCCGGCGGGCGTGTTCAATATCGTCTCCGGCGACGCGCCTGCTATTGGTGGGGCGATCCAGGCGTCCGGCGCAGTGCGCAAACTGTCCTTCACCGGCTCGACTCGCACCGGCAAGTTGCTGATGCGCCAAGCCGCCGAGACGCTGAAGAAGGTCTCGCTGGAGCTGGGCGGCAATGCGCCCTTCATCGTCTTCGACGACGCCGACATCGATGCGGCCGTGCGCGGTGCCATGGCGTCGAAGTTCCGCAACACCGGACAGACCTGTGTGTGCGTGAATCGCTTCTATATCCAGGAGCGCGTCTACGAAGCCTTCGTTTCCCGCTTGACCAAGGCGGTCAGCGCGATGCGCGTGGGCGATGCGCTGGAGGGCGACACGGAACAGGGCCCGCTGATCAACGAGGCGGCGCTGGCCAAGGTCGAGCAGCACGTCGGTGATGCGCTGGAGAAGGGCGCCAGGCTGCTGTGCGGCGGACGTCGACACGCGCTGGGCGGCACCTTCTACGAGCCGACGGTGCTGGCCGAGGCGAATCCGCAGATGCTGATTGCCAGCGAGGAAACCTTCGGCCCGGTCGCCGCCTGCTTCCGTTTCCGTGACGAGTCTGAAGTCCTGAGTCTGGCGAACGATACGCCCTACGGCCTTTCCGCCTACTTCTACAGCCGCGACATCGGTCGCGTCTGGCGCATGGCCGAAGGCCTGGAAGCCGGCATGGTCGGCATCAACGAAGGAATCATCTCCACCGAAGTCGCGCCCTTTGGCGGCATCAAGGAATCGGGCCTGGGCCGCGAAGGCTCGAAGTACGGCATCGAGGACTACGTGGAGATCAAGTACCTGCTCATGGGCGGCCTGTCTGCCTGA